The following coding sequences lie in one Brachionichthys hirsutus isolate HB-005 chromosome 15, CSIRO-AGI_Bhir_v1, whole genome shotgun sequence genomic window:
- the fam110b gene encoding protein FAM110B: MPTETMTPVLPDNKAAGLVTPFSSSVPLRILNKGPDYFRRQVDPNPKRLSAVERLEADKAKYVKSQEVINAKQEPIKPPMLAKPLIGHNFLPKRKPGIGGGGTGGGVAFKASNNNAKSGTCATSSSGKRDNLNLEILKNLLNSSSSSGEGSEGKGGGAKSGVLLRSSARSWTPSRVPLTYRSTLTLNEQPTDSAPSPSTSYSLRSFSHSLKVPPINSGGRCSPLQGGNLNLSRHVLDGRGNKGGRISRCHSPLPPLLTSHSSSDLLRLCNGKTHPAHSSSSSAPPIPPKPNLASLPPPISMSLPCPTPPPSLCDSTAPQSLPCDFREPSNTSTDPKLEPAPGSSAARRSSLQRSKSDLSDPHAWAGADVEHFFNYCGLEPEELEAVGPENFARANSDIISLTFRSASMVSSDCDQSRRSSNDGLSDGGEDDDETVGERVPYGISAVERNARVIKWLYSIKQARETQKVSHV, encoded by the exons ATGCCGACAGAGACAATGACTCCAGTGCTGCCAGATAACAAGGCGGCCGGCCTTGTGACACCCTTCAGTTCCTCTGTACCCCTCCGCATCCTCAATAAGGGCCCCGACTACTTCAGGAGACAG GTGGATCCGAACCCAAAGCGTCTCAGTGCTGTCGAAAGGCTGGAAGCTGACAAGGCCAAGTATGTCAAGAGTCAAGAGGTGATCAATGCCAAACAGGAGCCGATCAAACCGCCAATGCTGGCCAagcctctgattggccacaACTTCCTGCCCAAGAGGAAACCTGGGATTGGTGGAGGAGGAACTGGTGGCGGCGTAGCGTTCAAAGCGTCCAACAACAACGCCAAGTCAGGCACGTGTGCGACGAGCAGCAGCGGCAAAAGAGACAATTTGAACCTGGAGATCCTCAAAAATCTTCTCAACTCATCGTCCTCCTCGGGAGAAGGATCTGAAGGaaaaggaggcggagcaaagAGTGGCGTGCTGTTGAGGTCATCAGCCAGGAGTTGGACACCATCGCG GGTGCCTTTAACCTACCGATCTACACTGACACTTAATGAGCAGCCAACAGACTCAGCTCCCAGTCCGAGCACCTCATACTCGCTTCGATCCTTCTCCCATTCATTGAAGGTCCCCCCTATCAACAGCGGGGGGCGTTGCAGTCCACTGCAGGGAGGAAACCTCAACCTTAGCAGACATGTCCTGGATGGGAGGGGGAATAAAGGAGGACGAATCAGCAGATGTCACTCCCCGCTACCACCTCTGCTTACGTCCCACTCGTCCTCTGATCTCCTGAGACTATGCAATGGCAAAACTCACCCAGCTCattccagcagctcctcagcaCCTCCCATCCCTCCAAAACCCAATTTGGCCTCACTCCCGCCCCCAATTTCCATGTCGCTGCCTTGTCCAACTCCACCCCCCTCGCTCTGTGACAGTACTGCCCCTCAATCACTACCTTGTGATTTCAGAGAACCTTCTAATACTTCAACAGATCCGAAACTGGAGCCAGCGCCCGGTTCTTCTGCGGCTCGCCGCTCCTCACTGCAGAGATCTAAATCGGACCTGTCAGACCCGCATGCCTGGGCTGGAGCAGACGTGGAGCACTTTTTCAACTACTGCGGCCTTGAACCTGAGGAGCTGGAAGCCGTTGGTCCGGAGAACTTTGCACGTGCCAACTCGGATATCATCAGCCTGACTTTCCGATCGGCCTCCATGGTCTCCTCCGACTGCGATCAGTCGCGCCGATCGTCAAATGATGGACTCTCAGATGGAGGCGAGGATGATGACGAGACTGTTGGTGAACGCGTTCCGTACGGAATCTCAGCTGTGGAGCGAAATGCAAGAGTCATTAAATGGCTGTACAGTATCAAACAGGCAAGGGAGACACAAAAAGTGTCACATGTTTAG